The sequence GCACTTCGCGCAGCATTTCCTGAGTGTTCGCCTCGGTGAGCCGGGCTTCGCCGCGCAGCGTCTTGACGACGCGCGCCATCCGTTGAGTCAGATTGTCGAGCATGGGGAGCGATGAACAGTGCGGCCGGAGCAGGGCGCGATGCGGGAGACGTCGCGGAGCAGGGGCCTAGTGTAAACTTCGAATATGGATATTGTACTGTATGCCCTCACTGCGCTCCTCTACGGCGGTCTCGCCGTGGCCGGCTGGCGCTCGCACCGGCACGCCGCCGTGCGCCCCATGCTCGAAAGCGTGCCGCCGGTGCCCGTCGCTACGGGCATGCCGGCGTCATCGGCTGCCTCGGGCATGAGCACGTCGGGACGCGCGCTGCTGTTCGTCGCGCTGCTCGCGCACGGCGTGCTGCTGCATACCACCATCTTCCCGCAGAACGCGATGGTGTTCGGTTTCGCGTTCGCGTTGTCGGCGATGTTCTGGCTCGGCGCCGGCATCTACTGGATCGAGAGTTTTTTCTTTCCACTCGACGGCCTTCGCCTGCTCGTGTTGCCGCTCGCCTGCGTCGCTTCCTTATTGCCGCTGGGGTTCGGCGGCGTGCGCGTGCTGCCGTATTCGGCCGCGCCGATGTTCAAGCTGCACTTCCTGATCGCCAATATCGCGTATGGTTTGTTCGCGATCGCGGCGCTGCACGCGATTCTGATGCTGTTGGTCGAGCGGCGTTTGCACGCCATGCGCGGCGGCGTATCGCAACGGAATGCGGCTGCGGCGGCCAACGGCTGGTTGTCGAGCTGGCTCGATACCTTGCCGCCGCTGCTGACGCTGGAAAAGCTGTTGTTCCGTCTAATCGGCGCCGGCTTCGTGCTGCTCACACTGACGCTGGTGTCGGGCATCCTGTTCAGCGAGCAACTGGTCGACCGCGCATTGCGGCTCGATCACAAGACTGTCTTCGCGATTCTTTCCTGGGTGATGTTCGGCGCGCTGCTGACCGCGCGCAAGGTTTCCGGCTGGCGCGGCCGTGCGGCATTGCGCTGGGTGCTGGCGTCGTTCGTCGCGCTGTTGCTGGCGTACGTCGGCAGCCGTTTTGTATTCGAGGTGCTGTTGCACCGTGCTGTAGTGTGAGTGTCCTGCTATGCGACAAATTTTTCTGCTGATCATGTTGTTCATCGTCGGCCAGTGGCTGGTCAAGGCGCTGCGTCGTCATGACGCGCAAGCGTCGCAACGCACGGGCCACGGTGCGAATGGCGCCGCGGGTGCCGGGGGGGCACAAGGCGCAAACGGCGGGGCGCGTGAGCCCCATGCGCCGCCGCAGCTCGCCGAGCCGATGATCCGTTGTACCGAGTGCGGCGTGCACGCGCCGAAGAGCGACTCCGTGGTGGTGGCAGGGCAGCCGTTCTGCAGCGCCGCGCACGCGCAGCGTCACGGCGCGCGTCCGACGGGTCGCGACGCTCGATGAGCGTCGCGTTCACCGTCGATGCAGACGGTTGGGTCAGCGCCGCACGCAAACTGCCATCGCCGAATTTCGAAGCGCGGCCCGAAGGGGCTGTGCCGACGCTGATTGTCGTCCACAACATCAGCCTGCCGCCGAACGAGTTCGGCGGCACGGCGATCGCCGAACTGTTCCTGAACACGCTCGACTGCGACGTCCACCCGTACTACGACACGCATTTGCGCGGCGTGCGGGTGTCGGCGCACTTCGTGATCCATCGCGACGGCGCGCTCGAGCAATTTGTGTCCTGCAACGAGCGGGCATGGCACGCCGGCCCATCGAATTTTTTCGGCCGCGAGCGCTGCAACGATTTCTCGATCGGTATCGAGCTGGAGGGCAGTGACACCACTGCTTTCGAAGCGGCGCAATACCGCACGCTCAGTGCCCTTGTGACAGCGCTCAAGGCTCGCTATCCGGTCGAGGGGCTGGCTGGTCACTCGGACATCGCCCCCGGCCGCAAGACCGATCCAGGACCCCATTTCGAGTGGCAGCGTCTGCGGCGCGACACCGCGTTGGCGGATCAGTACTTCCCCTATCTCAAGTTTTCCAAAACGCCGTAACGACCCTTCGCGCGACTTCGCGTGATGCGAGGAGAGCAAGGCGCTGCCTTGTTCTCCGGGGAGTCGGCTTCGCGCCGCGCTATGCAAAAGTCAAGACTTCGAAAGCAAATAAATCGATTTGACCTGTCTTGAAACTACACTATACTTGGTGCCAGAAATTAGGTTTTGCACTATATCTTGTGTCCGGTGTGTATAACTCTGTGCATAACTGAGTGCATAAGTTATGCGGCGCCCCGCTCCCGAGCATGGCGCCGCAAGCATTCCAGGCAGCGAAAAACAATTCCTGCGGCGCGGCTGGTAGAGAGTCGGCAGCGTCCAGAAACACTCAGGGAAAGGGCACAGCAAGTGATCGCGACACATAGCGTGAAGACCGTTATCAATTCGAACCAGGCTTCATCGCTGTCGCATCCCGCCACCCGGCTCAGCCGGCCTTTTTCCTGCACCCCATCGCTTGCGCACGCGGCGGCGCAGCGTTCGTTTTAATCCGCGGCTTTCTCCGCAACATTTCCAAGACCAGGAGCTTTGCACATGCAAACCACCGACAACGCGACGACCCGGTACGAGGGTTCACCGGCTGGCCAGGCCTTCGGCCAGGCACAAGGCGCACAAGCGCTCGCGCCGCAAGTGACCTACGCCGACTACAAGGTGATCCGTCGTAACGGCAGCGTGGTGTCGTTCGAACCGTCGAAAATCGCCATCGCCGTGACGAAGGCATTCCTGGCCGTCAACGGTGGTCAAGGCGCGGCGTCGGCTCGCGTGCGCGAACTGGTCGAGCAACTCACGCAGAACGTGGTGCGCGCACTCGTGCGCAGCCGTCCGAACGGCGGCACGTTCCATATCGAAGACATCCAGGATCAGGTCGAACTCGCGCTGATGCGCGGTGGCGAGCACAACGTCGCGCGTGCGTACGTGCTGTATCGCGAGAAGCGCACCCAGGCGCGCGGTCATGACGACCAGATTGTCGCCAGCACCCCGGGTCTGAATGTCACGGACAACGGCGTGACGCGTCCGCTCGACATGGCTGCGCTGCGCGGCATCATCGAACTGGCTTGCTCGAACCTGGGCGACGCCGTGAATGCCGATCCGATCATCGCGGAAACGGTGAAGAATCTGTACGACGGCGTGCCGATGGGCCAGGTCTACGACTCGGCGATTCTGGCTGCCCGCACGATGATCGAAAAGGACCCGGCATACAGCCAGGTCACCGCACGCATCCTGCTGCACACGATCCGCCGCGAGATCCTCGAAGAGGAAGTCACGCAAACGGAAATGGCCGACCGCTATGCCGAGTACTTCCCGCAGTTCATCAAGCGCGGCATCGGCGCCGGCCTGCTCGACGACAAGCTCCAGCAGTTCGACCTGAAGCGCTTGGGCGCCGCGCTCGACAACAGCCGCGACCTGCAGTTCGGCTACCTCGGTCTGCAAACGCTGTATGACCGCTACTTCTTGCATCACGACGGCGTGCGCATCGAAATGCCGCAGGCATTCTTTATGCGTGTCGCAATGGGCCTGTCGCTGAACGAGATCGACCGCGAAGCGCGCGCCATCGAGTTCTACAACATCCTGTCGAGCTTCGACTTCATGTCGTCCACGCCGACGCTGTTCAACTCGGGCACGCATCGCTCGCAACTGTCGTCGTGCTACCTGACGACGGTGGACGACGACCTCGACGGCATCTACGAAGCGCTGAAGGAAAACGCGCTGCTGTCGAAGTTCGCCGGCGGTCTGGGCAACGACTGGACGCGTGTGCGTGCTCTGGGCTCGCACATCAAGGGCACCAATGGCAAGTCGCAAGGCGTGGTGCCGTTCCTGAAGGTCGTCAACGATACGGCCGTGGCGGTCAACCAGGGTGGCAAGCGCAAGGGCGCGGTCTGCGCGTACCTGGAAACGTGGCACTTGGACATCGAAGAATTCCTCGAGCTGCGTAAGAACACCGGCGAC comes from Burkholderia sp. GAS332 and encodes:
- a CDS encoding AmpD protein, with amino-acid sequence MSVAFTVDADGWVSAARKLPSPNFEARPEGAVPTLIVVHNISLPPNEFGGTAIAELFLNTLDCDVHPYYDTHLRGVRVSAHFVIHRDGALEQFVSCNERAWHAGPSNFFGRERCNDFSIGIELEGSDTTAFEAAQYRTLSALVTALKARYPVEGLAGHSDIAPGRKTDPGPHFEWQRLRRDTALADQYFPYLKFSKTP
- a CDS encoding ABC-type uncharacterized transport system, permease component, which translates into the protein MDIVLYALTALLYGGLAVAGWRSHRHAAVRPMLESVPPVPVATGMPASSAASGMSTSGRALLFVALLAHGVLLHTTIFPQNAMVFGFAFALSAMFWLGAGIYWIESFFFPLDGLRLLVLPLACVASLLPLGFGGVRVLPYSAAPMFKLHFLIANIAYGLFAIAALHAILMLLVERRLHAMRGGVSQRNAAAAANGWLSSWLDTLPPLLTLEKLLFRLIGAGFVLLTLTLVSGILFSEQLVDRALRLDHKTVFAILSWVMFGALLTARKVSGWRGRAALRWVLASFVALLLAYVGSRFVFEVLLHRAVV